The Acipenser ruthenus unplaced genomic scaffold, fAciRut3.2 maternal haplotype, whole genome shotgun sequence genome includes a region encoding these proteins:
- the LOC117397847 gene encoding poly(ADP-ribose) glycohydrolase-like, with amino-acid sequence MREREERTREREERTREREEWMREREERTREREEWTREREERTREREDPTREREDPTREREEPRREREEPRREMEDPRREREEPRREREEPRREREEPRREREEPRREREEPRREREEPAREREERTREREEPRREREEPAREREEPTREMEDPTREMEDPTREREEPRREREEPRREMEDPRREREEPRREREEPRREREEPRREREEPRREREERTREREERTREREEWTREREEWTREREERTREREERTREREEWMREREERTREREEPRREREEPAREREEPTREMEDPRREMEDPTREREEPRREREDPKGEMEDPTREREELRREREEPRREREEPRREREEPRREREEPRRVREEPRTEREERMEVEVPKREREEPMREREEPMEVEVPRGGGVSPSGGAVWLGEELALMRRGLEYREDPGELQFGPRHTVLINLLDFKKDKKLRPQPGSNLWNSDHVKMPNSTRNTFNKQGMFGSDEKLRWDLIKKKLSKLSNVTKSETIEEVIKSYNVNYKTEWKFDALHKYFETEEPKRELFRVVKAMAELALKLPDICPKAIPLLKQGTSHSLTLSQEQISCLLANAFFCTFPHRNSTHPRAEYSNYPDINFNRLFGESSKRKQQKLKTIFQYFRSVTEEPPQGLVTFERRSLAGRCDWKRCDSKISKLHITSKGTIEKDGTGMLQVDFACAMVGGGVLGSGLIQEEIRFLTHTELIVSRLFTEKLGDCDALCITGPQCYSEYSGYSDTYSWDGPHTDTTDRDRWMRRCTKIVAIDAIKFKNEQQQFEMKNVDRELNKAYCGFKPRVQAQCYLPVATGNWGCGAFNGDIKLKALIQIMAASKASRDIMYFTFGNKDLVQEIWNMHNFLQKQHFTVGKLYSVLETYCERKRSRSAGDLYDFIYHSYADLKSKH; translated from the exons atgagagagagggaagagcggacgagagagagggaagagcggacgagagagagggaggagtggatgagagagagggaggagcggacgagagagagggaggagtggacgagagagagggaagagcggacgagagagagggaggatccgacgagagagagggaggatccgacgagagagagggaggagccgaggagagagagggaggagccgcggagagagatggaggatccgaggagagagagggaggagccgaggagagagagggaggagccgcggagagagagggaggagccgcggagagagagggaggagccgaggagagagagggaggagccgcggagagagagggaggagccggcgagagagagggaggagcggacgagagagagggaggagccgcggagagagagggaggagccggcgagagagagggaggagccgacGAGAGAGATGGAGGATCCGACGAGAGAGATGGAGGATCcgacgagagagagggaggagccgaggagagagagggaggagccgcggagagagatggaggatccgaggagagagagggaggagccgcggagagagagggaggagccgcggagagagagggaggagccgaggagagagagggaggagccgcggagagagagggaagagcggacgagagagagggaggagcggacgagagagagggaggagtggACGAGAGAAAGGGAGGAGTggacgagagagagggaggagcggacgagagagagggaggagcggacgagagagagggaggagtggatgagagagagggaagagcggacgagagagagggaggagccgcggagagagagggaggagccggcgagagagagggaggagccgacGAGAGAGATGGAGGATCcgaggagagagatggaggatccgacgagagagagggaggagccgaggagagagagggaggatccGAAGGGAGAGATGGAGGATCcgacgagagagagggaggagctgaggagagagagggaggagccgaggagagagagggaggagccgaggagagagagggaggagccgaggagagagagggaggagccgagGAGAGTGAGGGAGGAGCCGaggacagagagggaggagcGGATGGAAGTGGAGGTGccgaagagagagagggaggagccgatgagagagagggaggagccgatGGAAGTGGAGGTGCCCCGGGGAGGGGGGGTCAGCCCCAGCGGGGGGGCAGTGTGGCTGGGGGAGGAGCTGGCGTTGATGAGGAGAGGCCTCGAGTACAGAGAGGACCCAGGAGAGCTGCAGTTTGGACCCAGGCACACCGTGCTCATCAAC CTTCTGGATTTCAAAAAGGACAAGAAGCTGCGGCCGCAGCCTGGATCCAATTTGTGGAACAGTGACCACGTTAAAATGCCAAACTCCACGAGGAACACGTTCAACAAGCAAGGGATG TTTGGGAGTGACGAAAAACTTCGTTGGGATTTGATAAAAAAGAAGCTCAGCAAGCTGTCAAATGTCACTAAATCTGAAACCATCGAG GAGGTGATCAAGTCCTACAATGTGAATTACAAGACCGAGTGGAAGTTTGATGCGCTGCACAAATACTTTGAG aCTGAGGAGCCTAAGCGTGAGCTGTTTAGAGTTGTGAAGGCCATGGCTGAACTGGCTCTCAAGCTACCAGACATCTGCCCCAAA gctaTCCCCCTCCTGAAGCAGGGCACGTCTCACTCCCTCACCCTGTCCCAGGAACAGATCTCCTGCCTCCTGGCCAACGCCTTCTTCTGCACCTTCCCTCACCGTAACTCCACCCACCCGCGAGCCGAGTACAGCAACTACCCCGACATCAACTTCAACAG GCTGTTTGGAGAAAGTTCAAAAAGGAAGCAACAAAAACTGAAGACAATCTTCCAGTACTTCAGGAGTGTTACAG AGGAGCCTCCGCAGGGTCTGGTGACGTTCGAGAGACGAAGCCTTGCGGGACGATGTGACTGGAAACG CTGTGATTCCAAGATCAGTAAACTTCACATCACTTCAAAGGGCACAATTGAGAAGGATGGGACGGGAATGCTCCag GTTGATTTTGCCTGTGCGATGGTCGGCGGGGGGGTTCTGGGTTCTGGTCTGATTCAGGAGGAGATCCGGTTCCTGACCCACACGGAGCTCATCGTGTCTCGACTCTTCACTGAGAAGCTGGGCGATTGTGACGCGCTGTGCATCACCG GGCCCCAGTGCTACAGCGAGTACTCCGGCTACAGCGACACGTACAGCTGGGACGGGCCTCACACAGACACCACAGACAG GGACAGGTGGATGAGACGCTGCACTAAGATCGTTGCCATCGACGCCATCAAATTCAAAAATGAACAGCAGCAGTTTGAGATGAAAAACGTGGACAGAGAGCTCAACAAG GCGTACTGTGGGTTCAAACCCCGAGTTCAAGCACAGTGCTACCTCCCTGTGGCGACTGGGAACTGGGGCTGTGGAGCCTTCAATGGAGACATCAAGCTGAAAG CTCTCATCCAGATAATGGCGGCCTCCAAGGCGAGCAGAGACATCATGTACTTCACCTTCGGTAACAAGGACCTGGTGCAGGAGATCTGGAACATGCACAACTTCCTGCAAAAACAGCACTTCACAGTCG GTAAACTCTACAGTGTACTGGAGACGTACTGTGAAAGAAAGCGCTCCCGTTCAGCAGGGGACCTGTATGATTTTATCTACCACTCCTACGCGGATTTGAAAAGCAAACATTAA